A segment of the Roseiconus lacunae genome:
GGCGATGATACCCACACGTTTGAACTGGTTGCGGGAACCGGAGATACCGACAACGCTTCGTTCACAATCGACGGCGACACGCTCCAGACTGCGACGACGCTCGATTTTGAAACTCAGTCGAGCTACAGCGTCCGTGTCCGAGCGACAGACAATTTTGGCGGAACATTCGAAGAGACGTTCACCATCACGGTGACCGACGTCAACGAAGCCCCGTCGAACTTGGCGCTCAGTTTCTCGACGATCGCCGACGGTGAATCATCGGGAACCGACATCGGAGACTTCTCCGCGGACGATCCCGATAGCGGCGATACGATCACCTATTCGTTGGTGGCCGGAACCGGGGACACCGACAACAGTGCTTTCTCGGTTGCCGGGGGAACGCTGACGATCACCGAAGCTGTCGATGATGCGATCCAGTCGATGTACTCGATTCGAGTTCGTGCCGAAGATGCCGGTGGATTGTTCACCGAGGAAGTGATCACGATCAACGTCACCGAAGCAAACGTCGCCCCGACCGCGATCGCATTGAGTTCGTCGACGGTGACGATCGGTGATCCGTCGGGCACCACCGTCGGTGATTTTTCGGCAACGGACGCCAACGCGTCCGACGACCACACCTACACCTTGGTGGCTGGAACCGGTGATACCGATAACGCGATGTTCACGATCGAAGACGGTCAACTGAAAACCGCCGCGGTCATTCCTGGCGGAGCACCCGCGACCTACAGCATTCGTGTTCAAGCCGAAGATCACTACGGACTGACGTTCGAGCAAGTCTTGACGATTACCGTTCAGTAACCAAGGTTCTGTCGGGGAACCGATAAATTCGAAATCATGATCCCGCGACGCTCGCCGCGGGCGCGTTTCCCCGTTCAGTGTCTGAGCTCAAACTTAGCCGTATGGCGTTAGCCACGGTTGAGTCCTCAAGATAAGCCGCATGGCGTTAGCCACGGTTGAGTTCTCAAGATAAGCCGCATGGCGTTAGCCACGGTTGAGTTCCAACAACCGTGGCGAACGCCCACCGGTTGATCGATCGTCGTCAAACCTTCGCTTGCAAACCAGCACTAAAAGGCAAACACGGCATTGAAATTCAAGCCATGGGCGATGAAGGTTCCCGAGTCAAATTCAAACGCTGGGTTGAGCGTTCCCGACGGTAATTCCGGGGGAAACTGTGAAACCGTTCGATCAATCGCATCCTCAATTTGTATGGCGTTGGTCCAGATCAACAGGTTGTATCCGACTCCGATTTGCAGATTGCGATCGAGGTAGGTCGATAGAGTGATGCCAAACTCGGGGATGACGGAAAAATCCGACTGGTCATAGCTGCCAATGTTAGTTGACTGAGCCAATAGACCTCCGGTCGTGGTCGAGGATCCGATTCCAGGAACGGTGGTTGTCGTTTGCCCATCGATTCGAGCTTCCGCTTGATTGACTCCGAAAGCAAGTTTTGCGTTCGCCGACAAATAAACGCCGTTGGCATACCGCGACTGGTATCGCAATCCGAATTGGGCACCGTTGAATCGGTTGTCTGTTTCGAACGAATCAGCAAGGCTACGGGCTGTTTCTGCAACGATGGGCCCTTGCGCCTGTGTGAATGTTGACTGCTGACTTAGCTGAAGTGCCTCATCAAGACGTCCGTGCCGGTAACCGAACGATAGATCCAAATTGTCGCAAACCGCACTGCAAATCCGCTGACGTCGCATTACATCGAATGCGTACAAACTGCTTTCAACATTCGCCCGAACCGACCCGGACAGAAAGTCGGGGTGGGCCACCAAGAGAGCCGATTCTGTTCCGGTTCCGGTATCGAAGACAGGGCGTGCTAAGACTGCTCGGCTATCTTGAAATGTCTCGTTGTCTTCGAAGATGCCGAGAAAGCTGAGGTCAAATCCTTCCGTTTCGCAACGATCGTCCCATTGCAGCGTCAGGCGAAGCCCCGATCGCATGTCGTCGCCGACATTTTCATCACCAAACAGAACGCTTGTCCCTGAGCGATTCAAAATTCCAGCGTTCGCCGTCGAAGTGCCAACGGGACTCGTCGTGACTAACGCGGGCAAGTCGAATCCGCCGAGCGACCAAAGTAGGTAATCGGCGTGGATCCGGTAGTTTAAATGTGCAAAGGGCGCTCGGATTCGGTTTCGTGGCATGGTGCAGCCCATGGAATCACAGGCAGTGCCCATCGAATCACACGCCGAGCAATCGTCCATTCCAGATTCGTGATAAATCACTTCGCCATGGTCGATTCGTTCGACATGATGCGAGACTTGGTGAACGGCTTTCGTCTCCGTTGTTCTCGCCGTCTGCTCCGACGATTGTGAAACAGGTCGCCATGTAACCCGTGCTGAATCGCCAGTCGTCTCGACCCTCCGAGCCGTTGAAGCACGTTGCCCGATGGCCAGGGGCGTTTCGATGCAGCAGTGGAAGACGCAGCCAACGCAAAAGAGCGAAAACCAAAGCGAACGGTGTTGAGGGACGAGCGACATGTTCAGACTCGATTGTCGAAGACGACATGAACGAGGGAAGCGATTCTTTGACCAACACTCCTTCTATCGGTCGTGATCGTTGCAATCGTTAACCCTTGCCTAAACAGAAAAGTTAAACATTCAACTAAAAAAGCGTGTTTCACGGCTGAGGGATTATCGGTGGCGCGTCAATCATCGTCGCGGAAGCCGCGGAGGCTTTCGGCTGGGGTACGGGACTGCGTTTGCTTAGCAGTTGATCGATCATCACCGAAACGCTCGGCGCGTTCCGCTACGGGGGCTGTCGGCGCCGCGCTGATCCGGTCGGAACTCTCGGCGAATACCATCATCAAAGAATCTCAAGCGTATAGGAAAGATCGTCGTTGCTCTTTTCTCGCAAAGCACCATGGACGCCATTTTTTACCGACATGGCATTGGTGATTCCAATAGTTTGGGGGGAGACGCTTTCGGCTCATGCACGGACGCAGTGTTCGTATCTTCTGCGTCATGGACTTCTTTCCCAATTCTCGTAAAGGTGAACTGATGAAGCACCCACACCGTCAACGAGAGGGTTTCACGCTTGTGGAACTTCTTGTCGTCATTGCCATCATTGGAA
Coding sequences within it:
- a CDS encoding BBP7 family outer membrane beta-barrel protein, yielding MPRNRIRAPFAHLNYRIHADYLLWSLGGFDLPALVTTSPVGTSTANAGILNRSGTSVLFGDENVGDDMRSGLRLTLQWDDRCETEGFDLSFLGIFEDNETFQDSRAVLARPVFDTGTGTESALLVAHPDFLSGSVRANVESSLYAFDVMRRQRICSAVCDNLDLSFGYRHGRLDEALQLSQQSTFTQAQGPIVAETARSLADSFETDNRFNGAQFGLRYQSRYANGVYLSANAKLAFGVNQAEARIDGQTTTTVPGIGSSTTTGGLLAQSTNIGSYDQSDFSVIPEFGITLSTYLDRNLQIGVGYNLLIWTNAIQIEDAIDRTVSQFPPELPSGTLNPAFEFDSGTFIAHGLNFNAVFAF